The following are from one region of the Isoalcanivorax indicus genome:
- the ectB gene encoding diaminobutyrate--2-oxoglutarate transaminase, protein MDTRIFDRIESEVQSYARSFPVLFSKAKGSYLYDEDGEAYLDFLAGAGTLNYGHNNPVLKEKLVAYLTEDYIVHGLDLHTVAKRNFLNMLDDVIFKPRNMEYIVQFTGPTGTNAVEAALKIARNVKGRSNVITFTNGFHGVSLGSLAVTGNSHHRGAAGVEMSGATVMPYDGYMGNGFDTTEYIDKQLSDSSSGIDHPAAVIVETVQGEGGINAASFEWLRNLEKVCRKHDMLMIVDDIQAGCGRTGTFFSFDEAGIQPDIITLSKSLSGYGLPFAVVLMRPELDQWKPGEHNGTFRGHNPAFVTAAAALDHFWRDNTFSTEIKKKGDIITDRFRAIADRYDDHYFHLTGRGMMQGLVCQSGELAGEITSEAFKRKLIIETSGADDQVIKTLCPLTISEEDLHRGLDIVEESVATVMKDKVKQGVRSNLSAIA, encoded by the coding sequence ATGGATACCCGAATTTTTGACCGCATTGAATCTGAAGTACAAAGTTATGCCCGGAGCTTTCCGGTGCTGTTCAGCAAGGCCAAGGGCTCTTACCTGTACGACGAAGACGGTGAAGCCTATCTGGACTTCCTGGCCGGTGCGGGCACGCTCAACTATGGGCACAACAACCCGGTCCTGAAGGAAAAGCTGGTCGCTTACCTGACCGAGGACTACATCGTCCATGGCCTGGATCTGCACACGGTGGCCAAGCGCAATTTTCTCAACATGCTGGATGACGTGATTTTCAAGCCGCGCAACATGGAATACATCGTCCAGTTCACCGGCCCGACCGGCACCAATGCCGTCGAAGCCGCGCTGAAAATCGCCCGTAACGTGAAGGGGCGCTCCAACGTCATCACGTTCACCAACGGCTTCCATGGCGTGTCGCTGGGCTCGCTGGCCGTGACCGGCAACAGCCACCATCGCGGCGCTGCCGGGGTGGAAATGAGCGGCGCCACCGTGATGCCCTATGACGGCTACATGGGTAATGGCTTCGACACCACCGAGTACATCGACAAGCAGCTGTCCGACAGCTCGTCCGGCATCGACCACCCTGCAGCAGTGATCGTGGAAACCGTCCAGGGCGAAGGCGGCATCAACGCGGCCAGCTTCGAGTGGTTGCGCAACCTGGAAAAGGTATGCCGCAAACACGACATGCTGATGATTGTCGACGATATCCAGGCCGGCTGTGGCCGTACAGGTACGTTCTTCAGCTTTGATGAAGCCGGTATCCAGCCGGACATCATTACGCTGTCCAAGTCGCTCAGCGGCTATGGCCTGCCCTTCGCGGTGGTGCTGATGCGCCCGGAGCTGGATCAGTGGAAACCCGGCGAGCACAACGGCACTTTCCGGGGCCATAATCCGGCCTTCGTGACGGCGGCCGCCGCGCTGGATCATTTCTGGAGAGACAACACCTTCTCGACGGAAATCAAGAAGAAGGGCGATATCATCACGGATCGCTTCCGCGCCATTGCGGATCGTTATGACGATCACTATTTCCACCTGACCGGTCGCGGCATGATGCAGGGCCTGGTATGCCAGAGTGGCGAGCTGGCGGGCGAGATCACCAGCGAAGCGTTCAAGCGCAAGCTGATCATTGAAACGTCCGGCGCTGACGATCAGGTCATCAAGACCCTGTGCCCGCTGACCATCTCCGAGGAAGACCTGCATCGTGGTCTGGATATCGTTGAGGAGAGCGTGGCGACCGTGATGAAGGACAAGGTCAAGCAGGGCGTCCGCAGCAACCTGTCTGCCATCGCCTGA
- the ectA gene encoding diaminobutyrate acetyltransferase, translated as MLAEKKDTTPQAQADDITLRKPESQDGARLHKLISECKPLDENSTYCNLLQCTHFADTCVAAEMDGDLVGFISGYIPPKQQNVLFVWQVAVHEKARGKGLAKRMLAEILERDECATVQFIETTITPDNEASWGMFRSFAYARRMPTEEFIFFDSRLHFAGEHKDEHLLRIGPFNRDNA; from the coding sequence ATGCTTGCAGAGAAGAAGGACACGACACCCCAGGCTCAGGCTGACGACATCACCCTGCGCAAACCGGAAAGCCAGGACGGCGCGCGCCTGCACAAGCTGATCAGTGAGTGCAAGCCGCTGGACGAGAACTCGACCTACTGCAACCTGCTGCAGTGCACCCACTTCGCAGACACCTGCGTCGCGGCAGAGATGGACGGTGATCTGGTCGGGTTCATCTCCGGCTATATCCCGCCCAAGCAGCAGAATGTGCTTTTTGTCTGGCAGGTAGCGGTACACGAGAAAGCTCGTGGCAAGGGCCTGGCCAAACGCATGCTGGCCGAAATACTGGAGCGGGACGAATGCGCCACCGTCCAGTTTATCGAGACCACCATCACGCCGGACAACGAGGCGTCCTGGGGCATGTTCCGCAGCTTCGCCTATGCACGGCGCATGCCGACCGAAGAATTCATTTTCTTCGACAGCCGCCTGCATTTTGCCGGCGAGCACAAAGATGAGCATCTGCTCAGGATCGGTCCGTTCAATCGCGATAACGCCTGA
- a CDS encoding MarR family winged helix-turn-helix transcriptional regulator, translating into MARHDEVLIALRRIIRATDMYSRRLSKVAGLTAPQLLVMQAIAARDEMTMGDIADEVSLSQATITTILDRLEKRELIQRLRGSTDKRRVYARLTDEGKTLLERAPTPLQEEFIARFAGLSDWEQSLILSSLQRVAAMMNADAIDASPVLDLGAMDRAQPATDIQTRRRDEPGSAPDTGTPFPEATRK; encoded by the coding sequence ATGGCGAGGCATGACGAAGTGTTGATCGCATTGCGCCGCATCATTCGCGCGACAGATATGTATTCGCGCCGACTCAGCAAGGTGGCAGGGCTGACCGCCCCGCAGCTGCTGGTCATGCAGGCCATTGCCGCCCGTGACGAAATGACCATGGGCGATATTGCTGACGAGGTGTCGCTGAGTCAGGCGACCATCACGACGATTCTTGATCGCCTGGAAAAGCGTGAGCTGATCCAGCGACTGCGCGGCTCCACTGACAAGCGCCGGGTCTATGCCCGCCTGACGGACGAAGGCAAGACCTTGCTCGAACGCGCGCCGACGCCGCTGCAGGAGGAATTCATCGCCCGCTTTGCCGGGCTCAGTGATTGGGAACAGTCGCTGATTCTCAGCTCCCTGCAGCGTGTTGCCGCCATGATGAACGCCGATGCCATTGACGCATCGCCGGTGCTTGATCTGGGTGCCATGGATCGCGCCCAGCCCGCTACAGACATCCAGACTCGACGTCGTGATGAACCTGGCAGCGCCCCGGACACCGGCACCCCTTTCCCCGAAGCGACCAGAAAGTAA